The following are encoded in a window of Thunnus albacares chromosome 17, fThuAlb1.1, whole genome shotgun sequence genomic DNA:
- the lpar2a gene encoding lysophosphatidic acid receptor 2a isoform X2, producing MALNYSASNACDYSLNVTFFYNLVEKKIRTEWTPRDFAVMALGLTVCLIVVLANLMVMVAIFINRRFHFPIYYLIGNMAAADLFAGIAYANLMLNTGPWTSMLTKEKWYIRGALIDISLTASVANLLAVAVERHQTIITMQLHSTMSKRRVVLLIVCIWAVSIIMGLVPSTFWNCECDLEDCSTVAPLYSRRFLIFWAVLNLLVFFIMVAMYIRIFVYVRYQNRYASQHTSGMQHSQTVVNLMKTISMVLGAFVICWTPGLMTLLLDGLLGKDSNANSFEKYCLVIAECNSLVNPIIYSLRDDEMRQTFKQILCCICKRSARQQRGPPSVEIDSRLTEETHSCIQKSEEKATSTLRDTNNKEDSWAVPVV from the exons ATGGCCTTGAATTACAGTGCAAGTAATGCCTGCGACTACAGCCTCAATGTCACCTTCTTCTACAACTTGGTGGAAAAGAAGATCCGTACTGAGTGGACGCCCCGAGACTTTGCAGTGATGGCACTGGGTTTGACGGTGTGTCTTATTGTGGTCCTGGCAAACCTGATGGTGATGGTGGCCATCTTCATAAACCGCCGCTTCCACTTCCCCATTTACTATCTCATAGGCAACATGGCTGCAGCAGATCTCTTCGCAGGTATTGCTTACGCCAACCTGATGTTGAACACGGGCCCCTGGACCAGTATGCTCACAAAAGAGAAGTGGTACATCCGTGGGGCCCTGATCGACATCAGCCTGACAGCCTCTGTGGCCAACCTGCTGGCTGTCGCCGTAGAGCGCCACCAGACCATCATCACCATGCAGCTGCACAGCACTATGTCTAAGCGGCGCGTGGTGCTGCTGATAGTCTGCATCTGGGCCGTGAGCATCATCATGGGCCTGGTGCCGTCCACCTTTTGGAACTGCGAGTGTGATCTGGAGGACTGCTCCACTGTCGCTCCTCTCTACAGCCGCCGCTTCCTCATCTTCTGGGCGGTTCTCAACCTGCTTGTTTTCTTCATCATGGTGGCCATGTACATTCGCATCTTCGTCTATGTGAGATACCAGAACCGGTACGCGTCGCAGCACACCTCAGGCATGCAGCACAGCCAGACTGTTGTCAACCTGATGAAAACTATCTCCATGGTCCTGG GGGCCTTCGTCATCTGCTGGACGCCTGGCCTCATGACTCTCTTACTGGACGGGCTGCTGGGTAAAGACAGCAATGCCAACTCCTTTGAGAAGTACTGCTTGGTGATAGCCGAGTGCAACTCTCTTGTCAATCCTATCATCTATTCCCTGCGAGATGACGAGATGCGGCAGACGTTCAAGCAGATCCTGTGCTGCATTTGTAAGAGAAGTGCCAGACAACAGCGGGGGCCCCCGTCTGTCGAGATCGACTCACGACTAACAGAG GAAACTCACAGTTGTATCCAGAAGTCAGAAGAAAAGGCCACCTCTACGCTACGGGACACAAACAATAAAGAAGACAGTTGGGCAGTGCCAGTTGTATGA
- the lpar2a gene encoding lysophosphatidic acid receptor 2a isoform X1: MKKVLKTAQVEKRALGQKFNVLTVMALNYSASNACDYSLNVTFFYNLVEKKIRTEWTPRDFAVMALGLTVCLIVVLANLMVMVAIFINRRFHFPIYYLIGNMAAADLFAGIAYANLMLNTGPWTSMLTKEKWYIRGALIDISLTASVANLLAVAVERHQTIITMQLHSTMSKRRVVLLIVCIWAVSIIMGLVPSTFWNCECDLEDCSTVAPLYSRRFLIFWAVLNLLVFFIMVAMYIRIFVYVRYQNRYASQHTSGMQHSQTVVNLMKTISMVLGAFVICWTPGLMTLLLDGLLGKDSNANSFEKYCLVIAECNSLVNPIIYSLRDDEMRQTFKQILCCICKRSARQQRGPPSVEIDSRLTEETHSCIQKSEEKATSTLRDTNNKEDSWAVPVV, from the exons ATGAAGAAGGTCCTGAAAACGGCG CAAGTTGAGAAACGCGCACTTGGACAAAAATTTAATGTCTTGACGG tTATGGCCTTGAATTACAGTGCAAGTAATGCCTGCGACTACAGCCTCAATGTCACCTTCTTCTACAACTTGGTGGAAAAGAAGATCCGTACTGAGTGGACGCCCCGAGACTTTGCAGTGATGGCACTGGGTTTGACGGTGTGTCTTATTGTGGTCCTGGCAAACCTGATGGTGATGGTGGCCATCTTCATAAACCGCCGCTTCCACTTCCCCATTTACTATCTCATAGGCAACATGGCTGCAGCAGATCTCTTCGCAGGTATTGCTTACGCCAACCTGATGTTGAACACGGGCCCCTGGACCAGTATGCTCACAAAAGAGAAGTGGTACATCCGTGGGGCCCTGATCGACATCAGCCTGACAGCCTCTGTGGCCAACCTGCTGGCTGTCGCCGTAGAGCGCCACCAGACCATCATCACCATGCAGCTGCACAGCACTATGTCTAAGCGGCGCGTGGTGCTGCTGATAGTCTGCATCTGGGCCGTGAGCATCATCATGGGCCTGGTGCCGTCCACCTTTTGGAACTGCGAGTGTGATCTGGAGGACTGCTCCACTGTCGCTCCTCTCTACAGCCGCCGCTTCCTCATCTTCTGGGCGGTTCTCAACCTGCTTGTTTTCTTCATCATGGTGGCCATGTACATTCGCATCTTCGTCTATGTGAGATACCAGAACCGGTACGCGTCGCAGCACACCTCAGGCATGCAGCACAGCCAGACTGTTGTCAACCTGATGAAAACTATCTCCATGGTCCTGG GGGCCTTCGTCATCTGCTGGACGCCTGGCCTCATGACTCTCTTACTGGACGGGCTGCTGGGTAAAGACAGCAATGCCAACTCCTTTGAGAAGTACTGCTTGGTGATAGCCGAGTGCAACTCTCTTGTCAATCCTATCATCTATTCCCTGCGAGATGACGAGATGCGGCAGACGTTCAAGCAGATCCTGTGCTGCATTTGTAAGAGAAGTGCCAGACAACAGCGGGGGCCCCCGTCTGTCGAGATCGACTCACGACTAACAGAG GAAACTCACAGTTGTATCCAGAAGTCAGAAGAAAAGGCCACCTCTACGCTACGGGACACAAACAATAAAGAAGACAGTTGGGCAGTGCCAGTTGTATGA
- the brd4 gene encoding bromodomain-containing protein 4: protein MDYKMHAKSNDLLDFQKLDALLEKIAHSVSVKRESSEECNGISGALSVESVPGPRLNWCPANTTTPAPAPAPAPTPGPEPTPNPVRMGDGLDAAQMSGSSSSQGQAQQMANPSAPEVINPNRPKRQTNQLQYLLKVVVKALWKHQFAWPFHAPVDAVKLNLPDYYTIIKTPMDMGSIKKRLENSFYWNAQECIQDFNTMFTNCYIYNKPGDDIVLMAEALEKAFLQKISEMPQEETEIVVMTGKGRGRGRREGGLSLKPGAIIDSATPQTRGLSNLSAAPQTRGPVQGPPSLPPQPLMQALPSHIPTLPSHAPQLGAPYSLGQSDCAQVPIMTSVPPPAQTSLPPTSIQSTAPMLQNPITMTKQRKSQKRKADTTTPTANDQLSESSPAESKSGKTLPRRESTRPTKLMKKDAPDSQHHIGMGMGLSGPSGGSPKPQDQLGYCASLVREMLSKKHAAYAWPFYKPVDVDALGLHDYHDIIKHPMDLSTIKAKLENRQYREPQEFAADVRLMFSNCYKYNPPDHEVVAMARKLQDVFEMRFAKMPDEPESKPLVSAPAPTLHHPAPVKPQPPMAHVASSSDSSSDSSSESESSTDDSEEERAQRLAELQEQLKAVHEQLAALSQPQASKPKRKEKEKKEKKKDKHKKKGGMPGLVDEIQDATPVPQLSKKTKTSNNNNKEVVPKKKPSKKEGMKSNHPSNLQPVPSLEDDIGAAGSSATGEKCKPMTYEEKRQLSLDINKLPGDKLGRVVHIIQSREPSLKNSNPDEIEIDFETLKPSTLRELERYVSSCLRKKKKVAVEKPVETMATSKKTGSSSESSGSSSDSEAEGTGIIKPQKKKGPSVKEGKKTHPHGQSGPVQTGLHPQTAGFQSSSQMKQHQPSPAGLMATPVTALESSQILETSFESLPHFGQPLMHLSHHTGNSSSPPPPHLNAHSAGPVSPETHPFLNQHPVLPSPALHISMPQQPSRPSHKAAPLHPKPPQQQPAPPQQQPTLQQQQQQQQQQQPAPPQHQLPSQILHPPQPLHQRPMSPPTLTPQGLLSSQPPQVLLEDDEEPGCTTPLNQVQLYLQQFQQTRQPQQPMQSLQAQARQQQQQPVQTSLLQSVQGQSQLSSQTALPPPQLSVQSQAQAAPPHQAPPQQIPLHQARHMQHAQQQQQQPQQQQLNYQQGPGLAGQPQGSQHKVSMPTNKAQQIIQQQQEQPSPRPTKADPYITGHMRDNPSPLMMHSPQLPQYPPVTHQSPPHNMQPKKRAPGIQGGLKEEKLPPSPVMRGEPFNPAMRPDHHKHPDNKPSQPGHSQQNVKSMDSSRPVIRSSEPSGPPSSLQDKEKFKQESKAPIAPKKDVKLKNMGSWASLAQKSTSAPLSAVKSSSDSFEQFRRAAREKEEREKALKAQAEQAEKDRLRREQDKLRGRDDDDIMEPSRRVHEEPRRRLEQQHIQAPSQQQQQQQEPQPAAIQQPPQPPTPPQPAIQNPLDQQRELARRREQERRRREAMAATIDMNFQSDLMAIFEENLF from the exons aGAGTCCAGCGAGGAGTGCAATGGGATCAGTGGTGCTCTGTCAGTGGAGTCTGTGCCGGGGCCAAGACTGAACTGGTGTCCTGCCAACACCACTACTCCTGCCcctgctccagctccagctcccaCTCCGGGGCCCGAGCCCACGCCCAACCCTGTTAGAATGGGGGACGGCCTGGATGCAGCGCAGATGtcgggcagcagcagcagccaggggCAGGCCCAGCAAATGGCCAACCCCTCTGCCCCAGAGGTCATCAATCCCAACAGGCCCAAGCGCCAGACCAATCAGCTGCAGTACCTGCTCAAGGTGGTGGTGAAGGCCCTGTGGAAGCACCAGTTTGCCTGGCCCTTCCATGCACCAGTGGATGCAGTCAAACTTAACCTGCCT GACTACTACACAATAATCAAAACTCCTATGGACATGGGATCAATCAAGAAAAGGCTTGAGAACAGTTTCTACTGGAATGCCCAAGAATGTATCCAAGACTTCAACACGATGTTTACCAACTGCTACATATACAACAAG CCTGGAGATGACATAGTCTTGATGGCTGAGGCACTAGAGAAGGCTTTCCTCCAAAAGATCTCAGAAATGCCTCAGGAAGAAACTGAGATTGTTGTCATGACAGGGAAGGGACGTGGTCGGGGCCGGAGAGAAGGAG GTCTGAGCTTGAAACCAGGGGCCATCATTGATTCCGCGACTCCTCAAACACGGGGTCTGTCAAATCTCTCGGCAGCACCACAGACCAGAGGACCAGTGCAGGGCCCTCCTTCACTACCTCCCCAGCCTTTGATGCAGGCCCTGCCGTCCCACATCCCAACGTTACCCAGCCATGCACCACAGCTTGGAGCGCCCTACTCCCTGGGCCAATCAGATTGCGCTCAAGTTCCCATCATGACTTCTGTGCCTCCACCTGCTCAGACCTCCCTACCCCCAACATCCATCCAGAGCACTGCCCCAATGCTGCAGAACCCTATAACCATGACCAAA CAAAGAAAGAGCCAGAAAAGGAAAGCAGACACTACAACACCCACAGCAAACGACCAACTGAGTGAGTCTTCCCCAGCAGAGTCCAAGTCTGGGAAGACACTGCCTAGGCGAGAGAGTACCCGGCCCACAAAACTGATGAAGAAGGATGCACCAGACTCCCAGCATCACATAGGCATGGGGATGGGACTAAGCGGACCAAGTGGAGGTAGCCCCAAACCACAAGATCAGCTGGGATATTGCGCTAGTCTGGTTAGGGAAATGCTGTCCAAGAAGCACGCTGCTTACGCCTGGCCATTTTACAAACCTGTCGATGTGGATGCACTGGGACTACACGATTATCATGATATCATCAAACATCCCATGGACCTCAGCACCATCAAG GCCAAGCTGGAGAATAGGCAATACCGGGAACCACAGGAGTTTGCTGCTGATGTGCGATTAATGTTCTCCAACTGCTACAAATATAATCCACCAGACCACGAGGTGGTGGCTATGGCACGCAAACTACAG gATGTGTTCGAGATGCGCTTTGCCAAGATGCCAGATGAACCTGAGAGCAAACCTCTGGTTTCTGCCCCAGCTCCTACACTTCACCACCCTGCCCCGGTTAAACCCCAGCCTCCCATGGCCCACGTTGcctcctcctcagacagctccAGTGACTCGTCCTCTGAGTCTGAGTCTTCCACAGATGACTCTGAAGAGGAGAGAGCTCAGAGATTGGCAGAGCTCCAGGAGCAG TTGAAGGCTGTCCACGAGCAGCTGGCTGCCCTATCCCAGCCACAAGCCAGCAAaccaaagagaaaagagaaggaaaagaaagagaagaaaaaagacaagcATAAGAAGAAAGGAGGCATGCCTGGCCTTGTAGATGAGATCCAGGATGCTACGCCTGTTCCGCAGCTCTCTAAGAAGACCAAGaccagtaacaacaacaacaaagaggtTGTTCCCAAGAAGAAACCCAG TAAAAAAGAGGGGATGAAAAGCAATCATCCCTCCAACCTGCAGCCTGTTCCCAGCCTGGAAGATGATATAGGGGCAGCTGGGTCATCAGCTACAGGCGAAAAGTGCAAGCCTATGACGTATGAGGAAAAGAGACAGCTAAGCTTGGACATCAACAAGCTTCCTGGTGACAAACTTGGCCGCGTGGTTCATATTATCCAGTCCAGAGAGCCCTCGCTAAAGAACTCGAACCCTGATGAGATCGAGATCGACTTTGAGACGCTTAAGCCCTCCACTCTGCGTGAGCTGGAGAGATACGTGTCTTCCTGCCTCcgcaagaagaagaaggttgCAG TTGAGAAGCCTGTGGAGACCATGGCTACCTCCAAAAAGACTGGATCTTCTTCAGAGAGCAGTGGCTCCAGCTCAGACAGCGAAGCTGAGGGGACAG GAATaataaaaccacaaaagaaAAAGGGCCCATCTGtgaaggaggggaagaagaCGCATCCTCATGGTCAGAGTGGCCCTGTACAGACAGGGCTTCATCCCCAAACTGCAGGCTTTCAGTCCAGCAGTCAGATGAAGCAGCATCAGCCATCTCCTGCAGGCCTTATGGCTACCCCTGTGACTGCTCTGGAGTCTTCCCAGATACTGGAGACTAGCTTTGAATCCCTGCCGCATTTCGGCCAGCCCCTCATGCATCTGTCCCACCACACAGGCaactcctcctcacctccacctccacacctcAACGCTCATTCTGCTGGGCCAGTGTCCCCTGAGACCCACCCCTTCCTCAACCAGCATCCCGTCCTCCCATCTCCAG CCTTGCACATCTCCATGCCTCAGCAGCCTTCTCGACCCAGTCACAAGGCAGCACCTCTTCATCCCAAACCCCCCCAGCAGCAACCAGCACCTCCTCAGCAGCAGCcaactctgcagcagcagcagcagcagcagcagcagcagcagc CAGCACCTCCACAGCACCAGCTCCCCTCTCAGATCCTTCACCCTCCTCAGCCCCTGCATCAGCGGCCCATGTCACCCCCAACACTCACACCCCAGGGCTTGCTGTCTTCCCAACCTCCCCAGGTGCTGctggaggatgatgaagagCCAGGGTGTACAACGCCTTTGAACCAAGTACAGTTATACCTACAGCAGTTCCAGCAAACCCGTCAGCCCCAGCAGCCCATGCAGTCGCTCCAGGCGCAGGCtcgtcagcagcagcaacagccagtACAGACTTCTCTCCTGCAGTCTGTCCAGGGGCAATCTCAGCTGTCGTCTCAGACCGCGCTGCCTCCTCCCCAACTCTCAGTTCAGTCCCAGGCTCAGGCAGCCCCACCACATCAAGCCCCGCCCCAACAGATTCCTCTTCACCAGGCCCGCCACATGCAGCAcgctcagcagcagcaacagcagccacaacagcagcaactgAACTACCAACAGGGTCCTGGACTAGCTGGTCAACCCCAGGGATCACAACACAAAGTCTCCATGCCCACTAACAAAGCACAGCAGATaatccagcagcagcaagagcAGCCCTCCCCTCGCCCGACCAAGGCTGACCCTTACATCACAG GTCATATGAGGGATAACCCATCACCTCTCATGATGCATTCCCCACAACTTCCCCAATATCCACCTGTGACTCACCAGTCTCCACCTCACAACATGCAGCCCAAAAAG AGGGCTCCTGGGATCCAAGGTGGGTTAAAGGAGGAGAAACTTCCTCCATCACCAGTAATGAGAGGAGAACCATTTAACCCTGCTATGAGACCGGACCATCACAAACATCCTGATAACAAGCCTTCTCAACCAGGCCACAGCCAACAGA ATGTGAAGTCCATGGACAGCTCACGGCCTGTCATCCGATCCTCTGAGCCCAGTGGACCGCCCTCCTCCCTGCAAGACAAGGAAAAGTTCAAGCAGGAGTCCAAGGCGCCCATTGCCCCCAAAAAG gATGTGAAACTGAAGAATATGGGCTCATGGGCCAGCCTGGCACAAAAGTCCACATCTGCGCCCTTATCTGCAGTAAAGTCATCGAGTGACAGTTTTGAGCAATTCCGCCGCGCCGCccgggagaaggaggagagggagaaagccCTGAAGGCCCAGGCCGAGCAGGCAGAAAAAGACCGGCTACGCAGAGAGCAGGACAAACTACG AGGTCGGGATGACGATGACATCATGGAACCGAGCAGAAGGGTGCACGAGGAACCACGCAGGCGTCTGGAGCAGCAGCACATCCAAGCCCCTTcgcaacaacaacagcagcagcaggagcctCAGCCGGCTGCGATCCAGCAGCCTCCTCAACCCCCCACACCGCCTCAGCCCGCCATACAGAACCCACTAGACCAACAGAGGGAGCTAGCACGCCGCCgagagcaggagaggaggaggcgaGAAGCG atgGCAGCAACTATTGACATGAATTTCCAAAGTGACTTAATGGCTATCTTTGAGGAGAACCTGTTTTGA